A DNA window from Comamonas sp. 26 contains the following coding sequences:
- a CDS encoding heavy metal response regulator transcription factor — MKVLIIEDERKTADYLCQGLTEQGWTVDVAHDGIDGQHLAVNYDFDVVVLDVMLPGLNGFDILRSMRAVKNTPVIMLTARDGVDDRINGLRAGADDYLIKPFSFLELLARLQALTRRGRAQEQTLLRVGELNIDLIRRKVVRADQRIDLTAKEFALLELLARRQGEILSKTAIAELVWDMNFDSNTNVVEVAIKRLRAKIDTPFHPPLLHTIRGMGYVLEERDGA; from the coding sequence ATGAAAGTTCTGATCATCGAAGACGAACGCAAGACCGCCGACTACCTGTGCCAGGGCCTGACCGAGCAGGGCTGGACGGTGGATGTGGCGCATGACGGCATCGACGGCCAGCACTTGGCGGTCAACTACGACTTTGATGTGGTGGTGCTCGATGTGATGCTGCCCGGTCTGAACGGTTTCGACATCCTGCGCTCCATGCGCGCCGTCAAGAACACACCTGTCATCATGCTCACGGCTCGCGATGGGGTGGACGACCGCATCAACGGTTTGCGTGCCGGGGCGGACGACTATTTGATCAAGCCCTTTTCCTTTCTGGAGTTGCTGGCGCGGCTGCAGGCTCTGACGCGGCGTGGTCGCGCGCAGGAGCAGACGCTGTTGCGCGTGGGCGAGCTGAACATCGACCTGATCCGGCGCAAGGTGGTGCGTGCCGACCAGCGCATTGATCTGACAGCCAAGGAGTTCGCTCTGCTGGAACTACTGGCCAGGCGCCAGGGCGAAATACTCTCCAAGACGGCGATTGCCGAGCTGGTGTGGGACATGAACTTCGACAGCAACACCAATGTGGTGGAGGTGGCCATCAAGCGGCTGCGCGCCAAGATCGACACGCCGTTTCATCCGCCGCTGCTGCACACCATCCGCGGCATGGGCTATGTGCTGGAAGAACGCGATGGCGCTTGA
- a CDS encoding efflux RND transporter periplasmic adaptor subunit, with the protein MSNEIPVVAPGHSGNKPASTQCVPRKVWGLVGVAAALALVVAWPHWHGQSAASTGSAAAVKVGAAKVPVRTALVTTQDMPLAVTGIGTVLPAASVTIRTRVDGQLDQVAFKEGQDVKAGQVLAKLDARTFQAQLQQAQAQKAKDEALLTNAQTDLQRYNELIRDEATTRQTLETQKSLVRQLQATVQNDAALVHYAQVQLGFTTITSPIAGRVGARLVDAGNIVHAADTGGLLVVNQIDPIALQFSLPQEQFQAVNRAINTGQTLAVQAQDQSSRALLATGALTLVNNQIDTTTGTITLKAYFANPEHKLWPGQTALARLVLDMASQAVVVPNAAVQRGSNGLFAYVVDKDHRAQMQPLVAGDSDGELTVISQGLKPGQRVVTDGQYRLTPGAQVVDQVSSIGSTGSAADKGHAS; encoded by the coding sequence ATGAGCAATGAAATACCGGTGGTTGCGCCAGGCCACTCGGGCAACAAGCCTGCTTCAACACAGTGCGTGCCGCGCAAGGTCTGGGGCCTGGTTGGCGTGGCGGCTGCTCTTGCGCTGGTGGTGGCTTGGCCGCATTGGCATGGGCAGTCCGCAGCCAGCACTGGATCGGCAGCAGCCGTCAAGGTGGGCGCAGCCAAGGTGCCGGTGCGCACTGCTTTGGTTACCACCCAAGATATGCCGCTGGCGGTGACAGGCATAGGCACGGTCCTGCCTGCGGCTTCGGTCACCATCCGCACCCGCGTCGACGGGCAACTCGATCAGGTCGCTTTCAAGGAGGGTCAGGATGTGAAGGCCGGTCAGGTGCTGGCGAAGCTCGATGCCCGTACCTTCCAGGCCCAGTTGCAGCAAGCACAGGCGCAAAAGGCCAAGGACGAAGCTCTGCTGACCAATGCCCAGACTGATTTGCAGCGCTATAACGAACTGATCCGAGACGAGGCCACCACGCGCCAAACACTGGAGACGCAGAAATCCCTGGTGCGCCAGTTGCAGGCCACGGTGCAAAACGATGCCGCGCTGGTCCATTACGCTCAGGTGCAATTGGGCTTTACCACCATCACCTCGCCGATTGCGGGTCGCGTGGGTGCCAGACTGGTGGATGCTGGCAACATCGTGCATGCCGCAGACACGGGCGGTTTGCTGGTGGTCAACCAGATCGACCCGATTGCCTTGCAGTTCAGCCTGCCGCAAGAGCAGTTCCAGGCGGTGAACCGCGCCATCAATACCGGACAGACGCTGGCCGTGCAGGCGCAAGACCAAAGCTCGCGCGCGCTGCTGGCCACGGGTGCGCTGACCTTGGTGAACAACCAGATCGACACCACTACGGGAACGATCACGCTTAAAGCTTATTTTGCGAATCCTGAGCACAAGCTGTGGCCTGGCCAGACGGCACTGGCAAGGCTGGTGCTGGACATGGCGTCCCAAGCGGTAGTCGTACCCAATGCGGCGGTGCAACGCGGCAGCAATGGTCTGTTTGCCTATGTGGTCGACAAAGACCATAGGGCACAGATGCAGCCTCTGGTGGCTGGAGACAGTGACGGCGAGCTGACGGTGATAAGTCAGGGCCTGAAGCCTGGCCAGCGCGTGGTGACCGATGGCCAGTACCGGCTGACCCCTGGTGCCCAGGTCGTGGATCAGGTCAGCAGCATCGGGTCGACCGGCAGCGCTGCTGACAAGGGGCATGCATCATGA
- a CDS encoding efflux RND transporter permease subunit gives MNISAAFIKRPIGTSLLALALLLIGLAAWPLLPVAPLPQVDFPTIQVTGRLPGASPETMASNVAQPLERQFSLIPSLTQMTSTSSLGMSQITLQFDLARDIDGAALDVQSAINAATGQLPKNLPSPPSFRKINPADAPVLILGVQSQVLPITEVDDSAENILAQQISRIAGVGLVNVFGQQKPAVRIQADPAKLKALGLSLEDLRGVIANTTVSAATGTVDGATQAFNVYTNDQLLKAEPWNNVILAWRNGAPIRVRDVGVAVDGPENAKIAAWAYAGPVAPEGANIVNGRTILLAITKMPGANVIDTVNRIRAALPKLQAGIPPSITVNTLIDRTQTIRASVKDVEFTLLLSIALVVMVIFVFLRNVMVTVIPSVTVPLAILGTAGVMYVLGYSLDNLSLMALTIAVGFVVDDAIVMLENIYRHIEAGMEPLQAALQGSREIGFTIISISVSLVAVFIPLLLMGGIVGRLFREFAVTVTITIAVSVLVSLTVTPMMCAKFLRARHAADAQGGNDHGDGNSEHHGRIYMWFERGFDAMLNGYRKGLEVVLRHQFITLLSFIATVAATVVLYAVIPKGFFPQQDTGYIFGSAIAGQDSSSDAMHQRMLALADIVRKDPDVTAFGMQAGASTFNTGNMFIGLRPLDEGRTATADQVIGRLRPQLAHIPGVTLYMQAGQDINVGGRLASAQYQYTLTDSNLQELNDWTPKILEALRALPGLTDVTSDQQNAAPTAMLTIDRDLASSYGITPALVDATINDAVGQRQVAQYFTQLNSYNVVLEVTPQLQQDPQLFDKIFLTSPITGLQIPLSTFVKLDTSHTGYLAVNHQGQFPAVTISFNLLPGHALGQAVDAIGQTQARMGVPPTLNGNFQGTAQAFGDSLRTQPYLIAAALVAVYIVLGLLYESYIHPLTILSTLPSAGVGALLILMAGGYDLSVIALIGIILLIGIVKKNGIMMVDFALHAERDQGMSPRDAIFEACILRFRPIMMTTMCALLSGLPLMLGQGAGSELRRPLGFAMVGGLLLSQLLTLFTTPIIYLYLDRAHYWMESQRAARAARKAQKAGRNPYTTATASSSTMVKP, from the coding sequence ATGAATATCTCGGCTGCCTTCATCAAACGGCCTATTGGCACCTCGCTGCTGGCGCTAGCCTTGCTGCTGATCGGTCTCGCGGCTTGGCCCTTGCTGCCGGTCGCGCCGCTACCGCAGGTAGATTTCCCAACCATTCAGGTCACGGGCCGCCTGCCGGGTGCCAGTCCCGAGACCATGGCCTCGAACGTGGCCCAACCGCTGGAGCGCCAGTTCTCGCTGATCCCTAGTCTGACGCAGATGACTTCGACCAGCTCCCTGGGCATGTCGCAGATTACCTTGCAGTTCGATCTGGCCCGCGATATCGACGGAGCGGCGCTGGATGTGCAGTCCGCCATCAATGCAGCCACCGGTCAGTTGCCCAAGAACCTGCCCAGTCCGCCCAGCTTTCGCAAAATCAACCCGGCTGATGCGCCGGTCTTGATTCTGGGCGTGCAGTCCCAGGTGCTGCCCATTACCGAGGTTGATGACTCAGCCGAAAATATTCTGGCCCAGCAGATCTCGCGCATCGCCGGCGTGGGATTGGTCAATGTGTTTGGCCAGCAAAAACCTGCCGTGCGCATTCAGGCCGATCCTGCCAAGCTCAAGGCCCTTGGCCTGAGCCTGGAGGACCTTCGCGGTGTGATTGCCAACACGACGGTGAGTGCTGCCACGGGCACCGTGGATGGCGCCACGCAGGCCTTCAATGTCTATACCAATGACCAGTTGCTCAAGGCTGAGCCCTGGAACAACGTGATCCTCGCCTGGCGTAACGGCGCACCGATTCGCGTGCGCGATGTGGGCGTGGCGGTGGACGGCCCAGAAAACGCCAAGATTGCAGCCTGGGCCTATGCTGGGCCAGTTGCGCCCGAGGGGGCGAACATCGTCAACGGTCGCACCATTTTGCTGGCCATCACCAAGATGCCAGGGGCCAATGTGATCGACACGGTCAACCGCATTCGCGCCGCACTGCCCAAGCTCCAGGCTGGCATTCCGCCCAGCATCACCGTCAACACGCTGATTGACCGCACGCAGACCATTCGCGCTTCGGTGAAGGATGTCGAATTTACCTTGCTGCTATCGATCGCTCTGGTGGTGATGGTGATCTTCGTGTTCTTGCGCAATGTGATGGTCACGGTGATTCCCAGCGTCACTGTGCCGCTGGCTATTCTGGGCACGGCCGGAGTGATGTATGTGCTGGGTTACAGCCTGGACAATCTCTCGCTGATGGCCTTGACGATTGCCGTGGGCTTTGTGGTGGACGACGCCATCGTGATGCTCGAGAACATCTACCGCCACATCGAAGCCGGCATGGAGCCACTGCAGGCCGCGCTGCAAGGCTCGCGCGAGATCGGCTTCACCATCATCTCGATCTCGGTGTCGCTGGTGGCGGTGTTCATCCCCTTGCTGCTGATGGGGGGCATCGTGGGGCGTCTGTTTCGCGAGTTTGCGGTCACTGTCACCATCACCATTGCCGTGTCGGTGCTGGTGTCGCTCACTGTCACACCCATGATGTGCGCCAAGTTTCTGCGCGCCCGCCATGCTGCGGACGCACAGGGCGGCAACGACCACGGCGACGGCAACTCCGAGCACCATGGCCGTATCTATATGTGGTTTGAGCGCGGTTTTGACGCCATGCTGAATGGTTACCGCAAGGGACTGGAAGTGGTGTTGCGCCACCAGTTCATCACCTTGCTGAGTTTTATCGCCACGGTGGCGGCCACAGTCGTGCTGTATGCGGTGATTCCCAAAGGCTTCTTTCCGCAGCAAGACACGGGTTACATTTTTGGCTCGGCGATTGCGGGGCAGGACAGCTCGTCCGACGCCATGCACCAGCGCATGCTGGCGCTGGCCGACATCGTGCGTAAAGACCCTGATGTGACAGCCTTCGGCATGCAAGCCGGTGCCAGCACCTTCAATACCGGCAATATGTTTATCGGCCTGCGCCCGCTTGACGAAGGCCGAACGGCCACGGCCGACCAGGTGATTGGTCGGCTGCGTCCGCAACTGGCCCATATTCCGGGTGTGACCTTGTATATGCAGGCCGGGCAGGACATCAATGTGGGCGGGCGTCTGGCCAGCGCTCAGTACCAATACACGTTGACCGACAGCAATCTGCAGGAACTCAATGACTGGACGCCGAAGATTCTCGAGGCGCTGCGCGCTTTGCCGGGTCTGACCGACGTCACCTCGGACCAGCAAAACGCCGCCCCCACGGCCATGCTGACCATCGACCGCGATCTGGCGTCCAGCTACGGAATCACGCCAGCGCTGGTGGACGCCACCATCAACGACGCCGTAGGCCAGCGCCAAGTGGCGCAGTATTTCACCCAGCTCAATAGCTACAACGTGGTGCTGGAGGTCACACCCCAGCTGCAGCAAGATCCACAGCTGTTTGACAAGATCTTCCTGACCTCGCCCATCACCGGCCTGCAAATACCGCTATCCACGTTTGTGAAGCTGGACACCAGCCACACCGGCTATCTGGCCGTGAACCACCAAGGCCAGTTCCCGGCCGTGACGATTTCGTTCAACCTGCTGCCCGGCCATGCGTTGGGGCAGGCCGTGGATGCGATCGGCCAGACCCAGGCCCGGATGGGCGTGCCGCCCACGCTCAATGGCAATTTTCAGGGAACGGCCCAGGCCTTTGGTGATTCGCTGCGCACCCAGCCTTATCTGATCGCCGCGGCGCTGGTGGCGGTCTACATTGTGCTAGGCCTGTTGTACGAGAGCTATATCCATCCTCTGACGATTTTGTCCACTTTGCCGTCGGCCGGCGTTGGGGCGCTGTTGATTCTGATGGCCGGTGGTTATGACCTGAGCGTGATTGCGCTGATCGGTATCATTCTGTTGATCGGCATCGTCAAGAAGAACGGCATCATGATGGTGGACTTTGCCTTGCACGCGGAGCGCGATCAGGGCATGTCGCCACGCGATGCGATCTTTGAGGCCTGTATCCTGCGCTTTCGCCCCATCATGATGACCACCATGTGCGCGCTGCTCAGCGGCCTGCCGCTGATGCTGGGTCAAGGCGCTGGCTCCGAGCTGCGCCGCCCCTTGGGCTTTGCCATGGTCGGGGGCTTGCTGCTCTCGCAGTTGCTGACCTTGTTCACCACGCCCATCATTTATCTGTACCTGGACCGCGCGCATTACTGGATGGAGAGCCAACGTGCAGCCAGAGCGGCACGAAAGGCCCAGAAGGCCGGGCGCAACCCGTACACGACAGCAACGGCTTCTTCCTCTACGATGGTGAAGCCATGA
- a CDS encoding efflux transporter outer membrane subunit has protein sequence MWTRKAVTTQLAGLWQSRRWSGVLAVFALSACAVGPDYVRPEAPDGASSQQSFKEDGPWRQAMPAAPDPHTPWWQAYGDRRLNALVEQATAANQTVAQAQAQYQAAQTLVQGAQASYFPVVGINAAGQRARTVSSGSSTLGDSHSWSLSAAWEPDFWGRVSRNVESTQDTAQATAADLAAAQLAVQASVVNDYLQLRILDRQQALYTRTTAGYGKSLQLTEAQLHAGVATRAEVSLAESTLAAAQAQALDVDLMRRQLEHALAVLLGRTPADFSLPADETVVLPGLPGMPLGLPSQLLERRPDIAGAERQAAAANAQIGVAQAAFYPNLTLSASGGNSGPGLGLLSWAAAPGKVWALGLALAGTLFDGGARSANLAHARASFEVTAASYRQTVLNGFQEVEDNLAAMNDLQQEYTAQQRASTAAQTAERVALSQYRAGTVTYINVITAQALALSNERAALQVQGRAYAASVALIKALGGGWCTAQLPPAGEKHPKSAAVDPDLCGSAIAGRETAAVPTTELENDHEQ, from the coding sequence ATGTGGACACGCAAGGCTGTGACAACTCAGTTGGCTGGACTATGGCAATCGCGCCGCTGGTCTGGCGTGCTGGCCGTGTTTGCCTTGTCTGCTTGCGCTGTGGGGCCCGACTATGTCAGGCCCGAGGCCCCCGATGGCGCCAGCAGCCAGCAAAGCTTCAAGGAAGATGGGCCTTGGCGCCAGGCCATGCCGGCGGCGCCTGATCCGCACACGCCCTGGTGGCAGGCCTATGGCGACCGCCGGCTCAATGCCTTGGTCGAGCAAGCCACGGCGGCCAACCAGACCGTAGCCCAGGCCCAGGCCCAGTATCAGGCGGCGCAAACGCTGGTGCAGGGCGCGCAAGCCAGTTACTTCCCCGTGGTTGGGATCAATGCGGCGGGGCAGAGGGCCAGGACTGTCAGCTCAGGCAGCAGCACGCTGGGTGATAGCCACAGCTGGTCTTTGAGTGCAGCCTGGGAACCCGATTTCTGGGGACGGGTGAGCCGCAATGTGGAATCGACCCAGGACACCGCCCAGGCCACGGCTGCCGATCTGGCAGCGGCGCAACTGGCTGTACAGGCTAGCGTGGTCAACGACTATTTGCAGCTGCGCATTTTGGATCGCCAGCAAGCGCTGTACACGCGCACCACGGCGGGCTATGGAAAATCGCTCCAGCTCACCGAAGCCCAGTTGCACGCCGGTGTGGCCACGCGAGCCGAAGTGTCGCTTGCTGAAAGCACGTTGGCCGCCGCCCAGGCCCAGGCGCTGGATGTGGACCTGATGCGACGGCAACTCGAACATGCGCTGGCGGTGCTGCTGGGGCGCACGCCGGCCGACTTCAGCTTGCCTGCCGATGAGACCGTCGTCCTGCCGGGTTTGCCCGGCATGCCCTTGGGCTTGCCGTCCCAATTACTGGAGCGTCGCCCAGATATCGCCGGTGCGGAGCGCCAGGCGGCTGCGGCCAACGCCCAGATCGGAGTGGCGCAAGCGGCCTTTTATCCCAACCTCACACTGAGTGCCTCTGGCGGTAACAGCGGCCCGGGTCTGGGCCTGCTGAGCTGGGCGGCCGCACCCGGCAAAGTCTGGGCGCTGGGCTTGGCCCTTGCCGGCACCCTGTTCGACGGAGGCGCGCGCAGTGCCAATCTGGCCCATGCGCGTGCCAGCTTTGAAGTTACGGCGGCCAGTTATCGCCAGACCGTGCTCAACGGTTTTCAGGAGGTGGAAGACAACCTGGCCGCCATGAATGACTTGCAGCAGGAATATACGGCTCAGCAACGCGCGAGCACCGCGGCCCAGACTGCAGAGCGCGTGGCGTTGAGTCAGTACCGTGCTGGCACCGTCACCTATATCAATGTGATCACCGCCCAGGCGCTGGCCCTGAGCAATGAGCGCGCCGCGCTGCAAGTGCAGGGTCGTGCATATGCAGCCAGCGTGGCGCTGATCAAGGCCTTGGGTGGTGGCTGGTGTACCGCGCAACTGCCGCCTGCAGGGGAAAAGCACCCAAAGAGTGCAGCGGTGGACCCCGACCTATGTGGCAGCGCCATCGCTGGGAGGGAAACGGCGGCCGTACCGACCACCGAACTGGAGAATGACCATGAGCAATGA
- a CDS encoding heavy metal sensor histidine kinase, whose amino-acid sequence MALEPNAMQASNVKGERWSIAARLACMFALAAVAIFVLMGAALMHVLERELDHYQLQQLQGRMEDLRYMLVHSRSPQLAEHAKEKILDLQAADGRNRYWLWSEDAAYRLGGSAQWVAQQLSSSVLNGVPSTLLHLTVPGEAKVVAVLGANLTANDVRPAVQLMVGMDATGLANTLHSFRTAVLGLTLLAALLVAALGYWIAGLGLRPLQQLSSETQRIGRKQAGENKVGQGNERLQLPVLPKELLNLGISINAALDRLSVTYLQLETFNADVAHELRTPVTNLIGQTQVALSRERSAQELRDILQSNLEELERLRGIVADMLFLARAEQGARAYDAVHVSLAEEMGKIVEFFEMLLDDAGLQVHLSGDAQVMVQRPLLRRAMSNLLQNAIQHGVGKALIEVRIESGLAQKGAEPSMAELIITNASQIIAPDQLAHLFDRFYRLDGARANSGENHGLGLAIVRAIAVMHGGKVWAKQSEAGLSVGLQLPSMPQHDPEQGRAQI is encoded by the coding sequence ATGGCGCTTGAGCCCAACGCCATGCAGGCCAGCAACGTCAAGGGTGAGCGCTGGAGCATTGCGGCGCGCCTGGCCTGCATGTTTGCTTTGGCTGCAGTGGCCATCTTTGTGCTGATGGGCGCAGCCCTGATGCATGTGCTGGAGCGTGAACTGGATCATTACCAGCTGCAGCAGTTGCAAGGGCGCATGGAAGACCTGCGCTACATGCTGGTACACAGCCGCTCGCCCCAGCTGGCCGAGCATGCCAAGGAAAAGATACTGGATTTGCAGGCTGCTGATGGGCGCAACCGCTATTGGCTCTGGAGCGAGGACGCAGCCTACCGCCTCGGAGGCAGCGCCCAATGGGTGGCCCAGCAGCTGTCATCGTCGGTATTGAATGGGGTGCCATCAACTCTTTTGCACCTGACCGTGCCGGGTGAGGCGAAGGTCGTGGCTGTATTGGGTGCAAACTTGACGGCCAACGATGTGCGCCCAGCCGTGCAACTGATGGTGGGCATGGATGCCACCGGTTTGGCCAATACCCTGCATAGTTTTCGCACGGCTGTGCTGGGTTTGACCTTGCTGGCGGCTTTGCTTGTGGCTGCTCTTGGCTACTGGATTGCAGGCCTGGGTCTGCGGCCCTTGCAGCAACTGTCGAGCGAAACCCAGCGCATTGGCCGCAAACAGGCCGGAGAAAATAAGGTGGGACAAGGCAATGAACGCTTGCAACTGCCTGTCTTGCCCAAGGAGTTGTTGAATCTGGGCATTTCGATCAACGCCGCGCTGGACCGGCTCAGTGTCACTTACCTGCAACTGGAAACTTTCAACGCTGATGTGGCGCACGAGTTGCGCACCCCGGTGACCAACTTGATTGGTCAGACCCAGGTTGCATTGTCGCGCGAACGCTCAGCGCAAGAGTTGCGTGATATTTTGCAATCCAATCTCGAGGAGCTGGAGCGCTTGCGCGGCATTGTGGCCGACATGCTGTTTCTGGCCCGGGCCGAACAGGGAGCGCGCGCCTATGACGCTGTTCACGTTTCGCTTGCCGAGGAAATGGGCAAGATTGTCGAGTTCTTTGAGATGCTGCTCGATGATGCCGGCCTGCAGGTGCACTTAAGTGGCGATGCTCAAGTTATGGTGCAGCGCCCCTTGCTGCGGCGTGCCATGAGCAATCTGCTGCAAAACGCCATACAGCATGGCGTGGGCAAAGCGCTCATTGAGGTGAGGATTGAATCCGGCCTGGCGCAGAAAGGGGCAGAGCCGAGTATGGCCGAGCTGATCATCACCAATGCCAGCCAGATCATTGCCCCTGATCAGCTGGCACATTTGTTTGATCGCTTCTATCGCCTGGACGGCGCGCGTGCCAATAGCGGAGAAAACCATGGCCTGGGGTTGGCCATTGTCAGAGCCATCGCGGTGATGCATGGGGGAAAGGTCTGGGCCAAGCAGTCCGAAGCAGGTCTCAGCGTAGGGCTTCAATTGCCTTCAATGCCGCAGCATGATCCAGAGCAGGGGAGGGCGCAGATTTGA